The following DNA comes from Nicotiana sylvestris chromosome 10, ASM39365v2, whole genome shotgun sequence.
CCTGCTCATAGCTCTCTTTCAAGCTGTACAGCACTGGAAAGAAATTGCAATAATATAAAGGTCAATTACTGGTTCAAACTATTGAGCATCGGATTTGGAAAACCATGAAAGtatattttattttcctttttagtaagaagaaaaggaaaaggcaaGCTTTTCATATACAGTTCTTCTGACCTCTCTTCCAAAATTTAACTCGAGAAAGAACTACTCCCTCCGTCCCAATTTATGAGGCACTGTTTGActaggcacggagtttaagaaagacAAGAacacttttgaaatttgtggtctaaAAGAAGCCTTAAATATCTGTGTGGCTAGAAATCATCTCTTTCAGGGCAAAGGggaacttttatttttaaatttttttctaaATATAAAATGGTAACATTCTTCTGGgatagactaaaaaggaaagagtgTCGCATAAATTGGAATGGAGGGAGTAAGTTTTATTAGCACTCTCTTAGTTACATTTATCGAATATTGTCGTTTAACAGAAAGTCAATCAACTCACTTCAATCCAAAATTAATTGGATTGGCTATAAGAATCATTTATATTCATTTCCCTCTAAAACACATACCTTATAACACAGGCATTAGATCACCACAAACCTTCAGACATGCTTGTACAAAAAGAACTTCCACAATCAACAAAAGAAGCGGCAGCGAAGCTCAAAGGAAACTACCAAGTGTGTGTGGATCGTATAGCATATATATATCTAAAAGCTCCATAAGCCTCGTAAGCTATATGCGGAGGGGCACATTTTCGTCTATGAAATAGTCATATTAGAGTCGTCAATTCCTTACTCGTTTCACTATATCACATTTCAAATATCCTACGATTCCTGCCAGACGATGGTCATTGGTTGTCCTTTACAATTCCTCCTTTTAGAAACTATAGTCCTAATTGCCCCAATTCTCTTAGTTATGTCTCTCAAAAAATCCACCAAATACATTACAGAAGTTAAAAGTGACACACTAGCTTGATCTTAAACATCGAAGTAAGATTTGCCTCAAAATATGCCAAACCAAAGCAATGGGACTGATAAGATTCGTTTGCACCGACCATTGCTCGCACTGAAATAAAAAGTAAACACCAAAAGGAAATACTAGCACACACCCCAAAGAGCACACACCAAAGACAAAGTAGTTTGCACATCAAAAAGTGAAAACCTAACAATAAGCAAACTGAATTGAGAATCTCtgttaagaaaaaaaatgattttgaaataGAATTAGAATAAagtctcaaaaaaaaaaaagtaagaactTTCCTACTTTAAAATGCTAATTTTTCCCGCAAAATAAAAGAAACCACACaagtttaaattttgaaatagtTCCTGATCATATTAACCTCCGTCTATACAAGTTTTGCATAGCCTGTTATTAAAATAGTATAACAAATCCTCTAAGCCCGAATAGAAAATTATTCCTGTAACTGGCtccaacttttaaaaaaaaaacactaaTAGTAATTTTTTTCCCATTTGTTTGAGCCTTGGTAGTGCTGGTGAGAGGTTATCGCGTACACGGTGCACAAATTGAGATGCGTGTACGGAAAGAAACATAACGAGAAATTATTTGTGATCATTTGAAGAAAGACGAAATTTATACAATCATTAAATAATCTATCAATTAGGCCTCAATCGCAAACAAGTtaaattcaaatttcataaatcTTCTGTATTTTTTCGCTCTAGCTCAAGGAAATTAGTAAACAGAGTATTGATCAAAGTTCGACTATTTTATCAATAATTgtaaaaaaatgataatttttgaatttttttaaaaaaaggctTAGTGAGATCTATGGATTGATTTAACGTACCGTCTAAGGAAAGGGAATTGACAGGAGGATTAATAATTGTAATAACAGCAACTCCATCAGCTCCTACTTCAATTGTTGTTCTTCCCTTTGGATTGCTACTCATTTTTTGCTATGAAACTGAAAAATTCCGATGAATTTTTAACACAGAAAATCGGAGAAAGTGATCGGAGAAGATGAATGAAATTATTGAGAAGGTTTTAGTGAAGAGAGAAAGTGGTATTTATGGAAAGAGTAATGTCGTGACGGTACCGTTAACAATGACGTAAGGCTGCGTTTGGATGCAAATCCCCATAAGTAACAAAGATAAGGATTGTGACAGATAATTTTACATCAATTTTCAAAGTGATATTTCCAAGTTTGCCCCTGTGATATGGATTGCTCAATATTACACGATTCATTTATATCTTTATTATTAGCAAATTATTTAATGTTTGTCTTATCATTAACAAGCtcgagcaacaacaacaacccggtaaagaggctgtttccaaatagacccccgacatccttccctccaaaaactttccaccttgctcttggggagactcgaactcacaacctcagACCTTACgcctaccctgaggtagagaggctgttttcaaaTAGAAACCCGACATCCTTCCCTACAAGAatttcccaccttgctcttggggagactggctgtttccaaatagacccccggcatccttccctccaagaactttccaccttgctcttggggagactcgaactcacgacctcttggttggaagtggaagttgcttaccatcagagcaacccttCTTGTCTATTAATAgactttacatattaaatttttcggGAAAAAAATTCTAAATTTACTCATTAACTTCAGGCAATGAGTTAAAATTATTCTCAAATTGAAGCACAATTAGGAAAAGAGACAAAAATGAGATTGTTTCGTGACAATATTTATAAAATGAGACTATAAGTTTAATGAATGACATAATTGCTCGATTTTAAATATATGACTAAATTTATCCATTTTTCATGTATTAAGACCGCCATGTATAGGGGCAGAGCTAGTATGCAGGATATGAGTTCGATTGACTctagtaattttaatttttttgtttgtcttagaaaatttattaaataaaattattaatgGTGGCGCGGCAGTATATTATTGGATAATGTACTTAAAAatatttcacttttgttttttaGGTTTgttataaaaaatttattttggTCCAAGGTCCAACAAAAGAGATGAGATTAATTAGAAGATAGAGTATGGGAGTCCGCGGGCGATAGTTCCAAAGCTCACACATCCCTAGGCATTCGTAGGCCATTATAATAATTCTTGTTGGTTTTCAATCAGTATTAGTACTCGCGCGATGCGCGAATAATTCAAAAGAACGATCTACACCATAAAATTTAATATATTAGTATTAATACCATCTTTATAACcaaatattaaaaatattataaTAATTCCTGTTGGTTTTCAATTACATTTCGGCAAATTAGCGCTCCTACTATCAACAAGAGTTAAATATTGAGGCAGAATCTACAAAAGGAATGATGCTGGAATTTATTTATAGCCTGTTTAGTCATGCTGTTAAAAGAGGGGGATTTACGGCCGTATCCTATATTTATGTCCACTTTttactatatattttatttttaaaaattatgaatttgATAGCCAGTTGATAAAAATCCACAATAATATAACACTTACACTCTTGATAAATCGCGTAATCTACAACCTCATTCATAAAAACTACATTTAGTCATTTGTTAGAATAAATGGAGAAAGAAAAAACTTAATTTTGTATTTAGGTGAATTGCCACCCGATTTGGTATGATTGTTGGAAGCATGCTTTGTCGTAGGCTTTAAGATTTTTTCCATTCATATAGACGTTGAACTTTCTTTTTGGGAAATGAATATAGACTTTGAATTTTGTTAATGATCTCAAATTTCTAAATATTAGTAGTTTATTTATTAAAGGAGATTTAGTGTATTTGGTATCGTTCAAATAAGAAATAatttaataatcaaaattttagttaattttaaagtattaaaaattaggaaaataactaatttactgCTCTATCCAATATGAAATATACTTTTAAGAGtaaaaaaaggcgaacgatatttcgctaaaggccttcgtacttttaatatagtatagatttgCGAAAACTTTAGACTAAACATGTTTATGTTTTTGTCTTGCAGTATGTAATTTTCTAATGAGTTTTTACTAATGCATAttaaagttatttagttcatttgctaaaacttcagactaaacatgcttaagttatttagttcatttgctaaaacttcagactaaacatgcttaagttatttagttcatttgctaaaacttctgACTAAACATGCTtgagttatttagttcatttgctaaaacttcagactaaacatgcttaagttatttagttcatttgctaaaacttctgactaaacatgcttaagttatttagttcatttgctaaaacttcatgccaaaacatgctgaagttttgtcCTGCAGTCTACAGTTTTGTCAATAGTCCTGAAGAGTAAAATCGTCTTTTTAAAACGCttttaacaataaaaaaaaatgggTACAGATGCAAACGAAAAAACAAAACGGGTATAAATTAAAAGGTGGCGACCAAATAGAGCACCCCATGCAATTTTTACTTTAAAATCAGTTTATCTTAAAAcgtaaatttttttaaaaatttaaaaaattactttTAGTGAAAGCATTATATGTTTGACTAATCCATTTGAAAATACTTTTAAACAGTAATTAATATTTGATCAAGTTTATAAAGTGTTTTTAAGTATATTTTCCTCAAAAatgcttttaaaaaaaatatttttggaagaagctatttttttttgcgtttcaaaaattacttctacATCTACTCAAAAGTAATTCTTTTCTTATAAATGCTTGGACAAAcactttaattttgaaaagatactTTTGACAAAAAAAAGGGCCAAACATACTATTAGTCAGTAGTCACTATGGTCATGGGCAGATGTAGTTTTTTTGTTTTGGTAATTAAAATCTTTGTATTGACCACCCTTGTAAATATTTACAAAGCAGTAAATTACCACGACCTACTTCCATACTGGAAAAAAACTCACTTTATATCTTCCCTACCTCCTAATCTCCTTTATACATTTCTCTCTCAAGATAACTACTCAGTATTTACATTTGTTAAAAGGATACGAGTATAACCCTCAGCTCTAATATTGCACATACAGACCACTCTCCTTGCAAAGACATCCCATGTTGTTGCTTTCTTCTCAAATATCCTTATATTTCTCTCAATCCACATTGTGTGTGTATATTCTGCAAAAACTAGTTTGAGTATCCTGGCCAGTTGAGATCGCCCCTTTATTTTCTTTACAATCCACTTCTGCCATTCAGACCATGATGTTGTAAATGATTGTTGTACTTATAGCCATTGCATGAGTCTGGACCATATATTTCTACCATATGCATATTCTGCAAAAATGTGATCCCTTGTTTCTGGTGCTTGATTGTAAAAGCAGCATGTATCATCCACTTGTATTCCTCAGTTCTTCAATCTATCAGTAGTGAGCAGTCTTTCCTCTATTTGTATCCACATTGTGAAGATTGCTTTTGGTCGTACTTGATTCTGATACATTAAACCTTTCAATGGGACTTTAGGCAGCTTTCCTAATAGTTGCAAGTAAACCTGCTTGATTACATTCCTTTGGTTAGCTTGGCTATTACTGATTCCATCCATATTACCCCTTGCTCCAAATATTTTCCTTACCATCCAAGATGCCTATTTTGGTATTTCCATGATGGCAAAGATTTGATTCTTAATTTAGTAGCTATTGATCCATTTGATCCAAAGCTTATCTTTCTTGTTTGCCAATTCCCAGCATGTTTTTGTGATTGCTGCCTTATTCCATAATGCCAAGTTGATCAAGTTAAGTCCCCCTGTTGCTTTAGGTGCACACATCCTATCTCGTGCCGCTAAAGCTTTTTTAGTGATTATATTCTCCCCCGACCGCACATAGCTTCTACAATAGGTCTCTATTGCTTCAACAACTTTAACTGGTATGATGAAGATTTGTGACCAATAAACTTGAATATCAAAGATTACATGTTGCACCAATTGGATTCTGCCTGCATATGAGAGCTTCTTTGTTGTCCAAGAGGATATTCTAGCCACTGTTTTGTTAATGAGTGGCTTCCATTGCATTACAAAGAGTTTCTTTGTGTCAAGTGGTATGCCCAGATATCTGAAAGGGAGAGATCCTTGACTATAACCTTGTTTTTGATGTATGTTATGCTTCACTTCTAGGTTAACTCCTCCATAGTAAATAGAGCTTTTGGCTAGGTTAGCTTTAAGACCTGATGCTCCTGAGAAAATATTGAATCTGTCATGTAGTAATGCTACAGATGTAGCATCTCCTCTTACAAATAGTAAGAGATCATCCGCAAAACTCAAGTGAGTTAAATCCAGCCTTGAACACATGGGATGATAATGGAATGCCTTTTCGTGCTTCAAAGTCTTCAAATTTCTGCTCAAGTACTACATTGCCATAGCAAACAAAAAAGGTGACATTGGATCCCCTTGCCTTAGTCCTTTAGTTGCATCAAATGGTTTAGTTGTTTCTCCATTGATGAGTATAGTATAGTTAACAGTTTTCACACATTCCATAATCCACTTAGTAAATTTGTTTGGGAAGCCCAAACCTTCTAGCATTTGCTATAAATATCTCCAATCCACTGTATCATAAACCTTTTGGATATCCACCTTGATGAGACATCTTGGTGAAATGTTCTTCCTTGAATAAGCCTTGACCAACTCATGAGCAAGCAAGACATTATCAGCCACATTTCTACCTAGGATGAACCCTGCTTGTGTATCTGAAATTATTGAAGCAATAACTTTCTGAATTCTGTTGGCCAATACCTTGGCAATGAGTTTATATAGTACTGTGCAGCAAGATATTGGTCTGTATTCTTTGATGCTTGAAAGGTTAGGAACTTTAGGAAGAATTGTGATAGTTGTGCCGTTGATTGCTCTGTATAACTTCCCTGTTTGAAAGAATTCTTTAACTACTTGAAATTTTTTTGATTTTATAAGAGGCCAAGCTATTTTGAAGAATAAGGCATTATATCCATCTACCCCTGGTGCTTTATCATCTCAAATAGCACACAACCCTTCATATATTTTTTGGTCTGTAACTTCAGCATAGAGACTAATCTGCTGCATATGATTGAGCACTGGTCTAATTTTCATTACCTTTTGTTTACTGCAGGTAATTGGGCTGCAGCTGATCCCATCAGGGATTTATAAAAGGTAATGATATCTTCTTGGATCTGGTGATGGTCTGTTAGTCTATCTCCAAAAGCATTGACAAGTTCTGTGATGACTTTTCTTTGTCTTCTTTACTTCATAATTGTTGATAAATACTTGGAGTTTGCATATTCTAGTCTTATCCATTTAGCTCGAGATTTCTGTTGAAGAATGCTTTCTTCTATTAATGACAATTTTTCCAGATTCTCTAAGAGTTGTTTCTCTTCGGCAACTAGTTCATCTGAGTAACAGCTAAGCATTTGATCTTGTATCCTCTGCAGCTTATTTCTAGTTTGCTTCAATCTTTCTTTGATACCTCTAAACTCTGTGTCCTTTAATTGCTTCGATAATAGCCTTAGAGCCTTCAGTTTGTATCAGACATTCTTCATAGGATCTGAATTATGATGTTCTTTACATACTTCTTCTACCAATGCCAGGAAGTTTGGATAATCAATCCATACATTAAAGAATCTAAATAGAATCTTACCGCTTGGTTCTACTCTCTTCATTGTTATTACGATCAGAGCATGATCTGATATAAATGGAAGTCTGTATTCTACTTTCATGTACCCATATGTTTGCATCCAGTCATCATTTTCTATAGCTCTATCAAATTTGCTATAGACTCGATCAACACTTTGTTTCTTGTTTGATAAAGTGTAGAAATCTCCCTTCCGAGGCAACTCATTCAAGTTTAACACATGCACACAGTCTGAAAAATCTTGCACTTCATTGTTTGCAACTGGATTACCATAAAGCCTATCTTGTATTGTCAAAACTAAGATGAAGTCTCCCCAGATGATCCATAGATTAGTGTTTTGTGGTGCTAAGGCTTGTAACTATTGCCACAATGGTTTCCTCTTATCATTGGTGTTGAATCCATAGACTACTATCATGAAGCAGTTCATTGGATTCTTTCTGCCAACTATACTATAGTGCATTAATTGAGCAGATTGATCTAGCACTGTTATGTCATTAAAGTTAGGATCCTATAACATCCAAATCCTCTCATTAAGTGCATGATCATATTTTGTACCTTGTTTGCCATTCTGGTACCACTAGCTGAGCTATATGGTCAGCCTTATCCTTCTTAACTCTAGTTTCTACTAAGCCAACTAActttatattattatcttttataTAGGTACACAACTCTTTTTGTTTGTATCTCTTGTTGGTACCCCTTATGTTCCACGCCATTCAAGACATTAGATATGATGAGCTTGACCACCTGTGACATGTGGTTTCAAGTTAGCCATCACAGCTAAACTTGTTTGTTGTTGTGGTCCTTGTTTCCCAGGAGATAGTATTGCTTTAGCATAGGTTATTGGAACCCCATTGATCTCAACTGCAACCTTCCCTTTTTCTAATTGTCTTTGTGGGCCTTCCTCTGCTAGTTGCTTGTCCTCCAGATTCTCAGGTTACTCAGAAGTACATTCTACTTCCTTGCTTGATTCTTCCACTTGTTTTTGACTTTCCTCTGAAGTGGAAGCCATTGTTGCTTCTTTAGTTTTCCATATCCGCTTCACTGATGGTGGTCTCCTTTTCCTGGGTTGTTGATCTTGTTTAACTCCCTTTTTGAAAATTTTTGCACAGTCATGCCCAGTTTTAAGACACATTTCACAAAACTCTAGCTTCCAGTCATATTTAACAGCCTGCTCAAATATAGCGCATGAGTCATCCATAACTGATACCCATAACATTTACTTCAATAAAGATtctagcaaagaaaattcttgattGTTTGGCAGTGCACTTGTCTACAAACATTGGAATTCCTATGGTGATTGCAATTCTGCTCAATGAGTTGTCACTCCAATAGTTCATAGGCAGCTTAGGAAACCTTACCATAAAGGTATTTCTGTCAAGAATTCTGAGCCAAAATAAAATTGTGGGGACCAGTGTTTCATTATCAAAGATCTATTGTTCACTGTGTATGGACCAACACATATAATTTCTTTCATATCGGCCATGCTATGAAACCTGACTATGTAATAACCTTCATCATGATAGTATAATTCTGGCATAGTCACAGCGTTCCACATCTGATTAATGTATCGCTTCATATAATTGTATCCAGGTTTTCACCATTTCAAGTTTTCCTTCTCAATTTCTATTTTTTCAAGCTTAACCACTAGGTTTCCTTTTACAATTTCAGGAGTTATGTAGCTCAATGTCATACCATTAGCAACAGATCTGTTAACTGTTAGTACTTCGGCCCAAGTAGACTCTTTATGCACCTCTAGTAATGGAATAGTGACTGCTACAGGTAAAAGAGCTTTAGATACAACTTCCTGCTCCTTGCTCTTCAATAGAACTGTAGCGGCTCGAGCAGAGGGGGTGTGACACTACCCCTTAGGTCGACATGCATGGGGATTGGGATTTGACTTGCCTTTTTCTGTTGTTGACTAGCTGATCCTGAAGCATCTCCATGAGGGATTTGTGCGGGATTAACAGATCTAGCTTGCATCTTCGAAGCTCTAGAAATAGACTCTATAACCACTGTTGAGTACCTTCCTATGGTATTTAGCTTTGGAATTTTGTCATCCACCTTAATTTGTTGCTTATTAGGTCTACCTCGAGCCTTTTTTCCAGTCATGACCAAGATCGATGCACGTTAGTTTAACTTGCGCCGAGAggactgaagaagaagaagacgtccAATagtctttattttccttttaaaattttTTATGAGGGGATGTAGTTACTATCAACAATAGTTAAATTTGTAATTGTAAGAATATTGATAGGCTAGATAATATTTCGGTTGATATTAATGAAAAAGTATTTGAACTTGAAACGGAAAATTTATGGAAATTGAATTTATGTTTCGATATCAACTTTATTTAAACACTAATTTGTGGATATTAAAAATCTGCAAGTGaaaatctgtcacgaccctaaatccagacccggtcatgatgtcacctctcgtgaagacaaggccagccgacacattcccaattcatttttaaggaattaagtaataaaactaagtctttaacattataataaaaatcccaaaataggGTAAATTAGTTACGGAaaaagacatagcccgacatcggggtgtcaccagtcatgagcatccaTCATAGAAACTACAAGCCTGAAAGAGTTTACAccactattacataactaaaaataggagaaaataagatagaggaagaagcactgggctgcgaacgccgagtagctacctagtgaatctccgggATCTGCTGgaaagctctcaaccctcgcaagtagGACCCGATgtgcctgaatttgcacacggggtgaagggagtaaagtgagtactccaactcagtgagtaataataataaatgcagactgagtaataagaaatcacgtaaaggcacatcaacagactataaagaagaagtaaaagcaatgaaacagtggaAGATAGGTAAAGTCACGTTAGTTTAGttaaaacttctttggaatgcatttttaacagttaagcaagtaaatggtaggcaactaggaaagataaacacataaagaaccgccccttgggcacaataccaacagaatcagccatCGGGCAACatatggaacaataccagcccctcgggctatatctcacatcacaatgggtacccgcactcattggggtgtgcagactcctagatgGTCCCCTTACGGACCAaccgcaatatcaagccatctcatggcataatcgtATATGCTCttgacctcatatcaacaagccacctcgtggtgtacaatCGCATGCCCTCGgcttcataatcataaatcagtgtatcctcacaacacaggccctcgaccttacttagtcagaatctcataagccattCGGGCAACgctaaaacatgatgctcaatccaaaatatcatttaaaatatcattttaagtgttaaaacagagtaaacatggccgagttatgaaaaacagtagaatatacgactgagtacaagtataaagtcaaatagtgaggaatattagtaaaaatcccctaagggttcaaatagttggctcaaggtccaaatatggcattcagcccaagcatgatgatagcaaacagttttcagtcaaatacgcggtaaaacaatcattcgggatggactaagtcacaatctccaatagtgcacgaccccacgctcgtcatctagcgtgtgcgtcacctcaatatagcacaacgatgtgcaattcggggtttcataccctcaggacaacatttacaatcattactcacctctacccggtctaaatctctagctcgtgatgcctttgcccctcgaatcggcctccagatgctccaaatctaaccaaaatcagtgcaaaaccatcaaaatatgttaagggaacaaagcccactcaaaagaaatcaaattacaatacaaatcctgaaattggccaaacccgacccccgggcccatgtctcgaatttcgataaaaattacatcaatggacTCTTTATCACTCccttcattcataccaaaagtatcAAAATCCAACGACAAACGactcctcaaatcccaaattctaggtctcaaattacaagccctagttcttcaatattaggcttaaattccatgattaattaggtagaattcacattagaatcgagtattaagtccataaatcttacctccaagtatttccccttgaatccttcttcaatcctcttcaaaaagctccaaaatcgctcaaaaatggtggaagttaaccccaaaatcgcggaccaaatgactatttaaacattctgcccaagcaTCACATCCTTCTTTGCGAATGcagtcaacgcctcgcgttcgcgaagcacaaacttactttgaccaaaattccttCATCACAATCGCGAAACccagctcgcgaacgcgaaggcttatcaTCCTTACTCACTGCGAACGCGACTCCCTTTCCACAAATGCGAAGAACAATTCCACCTGAACCCCAGCTGCTCAACTTTCTCTACGCGAACGCATCTgatacctcgcgaacgcgatgcacaagatCCCAGCCTTTCACGAAAGCggagcctccctcgcgaacgcaaaggctaaATCCTTAGCCTCGCCTGCTATCCCTCCATGAATGCAAGGGCCTACTCGCTAACGCGAAGGTCATTTGTCTGCAACACTGAACAACAGTTTTCTGCATTTTTCCAAAACATAAAAttgtccgattgaccacccgaaactcacccgaggccctcaggaccttaaccaaacatgccaacatatcccataatatcactcaaacttgttccaaccttcggaacgctcaaaacaacatcaaaataccaaattcgcatcgggttcaagcctaagaattccaaaatcttctaaattacgcttttgatcaaaaagtctaccaaaccacgtccgaatgacctgaaattttgcacacacatcccaaatgacacaacggaactac
Coding sequences within:
- the LOC138878959 gene encoding uncharacterized protein; this translates as MDDSCAIFEQAVKYDWKLEFCEMCLKTGHDCAKIFKKGVKQDQQPRKRRPPSVKRIWKTKEATMASTSEESQKQVEESSKEVEFANNEVQDFSDCVHVLNLNELPRKGDFYTLSNKKQSVDRVYSKFDRAIENDDWMQTYGYMKVEYRLPFISDHALIVITMKRVEPSGKILFRFFNVWIDYPNFLALVEEALRLLSKQLKDTEFRGIKERLKQTRNKLQRIQDQMLSCYSDELVAEEKQLLENLEKLSLIEESILQQKSRAKWIRLEYANSKIQKVIASIISDTQAGFILGRNVADNVLLAHELVKAYSRKNISPRCLIKVDIQKYLSRNLKTLKHEKAFHYHPMCSRLDLTHLSFADDLLLFVRGDATSVALLHDRFNIFSGASGLKANLAKSSIYYGGVNLEVKHNIHQKQGYSQGSLPFRYLGIPLDTKKLFVMQWKPLINKTVARISSWTTKKLSYAGRIQLVQHVIFDIQVYWSQIFIIPVKVVEAIETYCRSYVRSGENIITKKALAARDRMCAPKATGGLNLINLALWNKAAITKTCWELANKKDKLWIKWINSY